In Papaver somniferum cultivar HN1 chromosome 1, ASM357369v1, whole genome shotgun sequence, a genomic segment contains:
- the LOC113290542 gene encoding uncharacterized protein LOC113290542, giving the protein MLEAKSLRKAVISPTLVQNPSPGNLQATRFALHVNEDESYCSAFIASGRNIYKLEISLEDFSISKGKESLLIPVPAKVIRSSLLKRCPHRSEIQSVVLAGTDSSSGNDCLILGSVDCYGHLFVSRLVTSDQDVDRITYSVLPRDNGVGEGSWAGLCFNPSQWSMSIHGLKPPFLQWISLIKKPSILYYPAALSFVKSSFSTNEDSILAVAEGCQLSIWDLRVKENGGCIQRICGSVGDILYAVCGDSAGNIAVGGADRTVTVYDPRRWSALGRWVNCSKYEITGLAFSSLEPSHIYVQGVDYEVFCGKFKEKEKVLSFKGDSNWLGFSKCFNRDLVGGWTDSGSIFLADITTKENECSDMDLVGGWTDSDSIFLADITIEENEV; this is encoded by the exons ATGTTAGAAGCAAAGAGTTTGAGAAAAGCTGTGATTTCTCCAACTCTGGTTCAAAATCCTTCTCCTGGAAATCTACAGGCTACTCGTTTTGCTCTCCAT GTTAATGAAGATGAATCTTATTGTTCCGCATTTATAGCTTCAGGACGCAATATATACAAGCTTGAG ATTTCATTAGAAGATTTTTCGATCTCCAAGGGAAAGGAGAGCCTCTTGATTCCTGTTCCTGCAAAG GTTATCCGTTCTTCACTGCTTAAACGTTGTCCCCATCGTTCGGAAATTCAAAGTGTGGTGCTTGCTGGAACAGATT CATCTTCTGGGAATGACTGCTTAATACTGGGATCAGTGGATTGTTATGGCCATCTTTTTGTATCTCGGTTGGTTACAAGTGATCAAG ATGTTGACAGGATCACATATTCAGTTTTACCTCGTGATAATGGTGTAGGGGAGGGAAGTTGGGCAGGGCTTTGCTTCAATCCAAGCCAATGGTCCATG TCCATCCATGGCTTGAAACCACCCTTTCTGCAGTGGATATCCCTGATTAAAAAGCCTAGCAT CTTGTATTATCCAGCTGCACTGAGCTTCGTGAAAAGTTCATTTTCTACAAATGAGGATTCCATATTAGCAGTTGCTGAAGGTTGCCAG CTGAGCATATGGGATTTGAGGGTGAAAGAGAACGGTGGTTGCATACAGAGAATCTGTGGCTCTGTGGGAGATATCCTTTACGCTGTTTGTGGTGACTCAGCTGGGAACATTGCAGTAGGTGGAGCTGATCGTACTGTGACTGTCTATGATCCTCGCAG ATGGTCGGCTTTGGGGAGATGGGTGAACTGCTCAAAATACGAG ATAACTGGACTTGCTTTCTCATCACTCGAACCAAGTCATATCTACGTACAAGGTGTTGACTATGAG gtATTTTGTGGAAAgtttaaagagaaggaaaaagtacTTTCCTTTAAAGGTGACTCAAACTGGCTGGGCTTCAGCAAG TGCTTCAATAGGGATCTAGTAGGTGGCTGGACTGATTCTGGTAGCATATTTCTAGCTGATATCACAACAAAAGAGAATGAA TGCTCTGATATGGATCTAGTAGGTGGCTGGACTGATTCTGATAGCATATTTCTAGCTGATATCACGATAGAAGAGAATGAAGTATGA